The following nucleotide sequence is from Pleurodeles waltl isolate 20211129_DDA chromosome 8, aPleWal1.hap1.20221129, whole genome shotgun sequence.
TTTTAGACCCACCCAAAAAAATATGAGGCTCAGAATTATCTGGACACACCCTGACAGTCTCACCTGAAGCAACAGTCAGCCTGGCAATAAACATGTGTACCAAGAGAGGTGCACACATGGATATACAACAGAGAGTTAACGTTGCCCCATGCCTGTAATTTTACTTTGCTCGTCTTCCCATGAAAAATGTATCAGAATACAACATATACAAGGTAGAAAATCTAGACCGCCAGGCCCGTTGACATGGGATAAATCTGAGCTTTAGGGTGCCAGGATTACTCTGAGCTTTAGGGTGCCAGGATTACATTTGTGACTCAGAACTAGTGACAGCAGATCTCTCAAGCTTCCCAGCTGAGTGGTTGACCCAGGTCAAGTTTTgctctgcattctgggacttggagtTTTCTAATTACCATTATAAAGTGAGGACTACAAAACAAATTTCCTGGACCAGATGAGTTATTCACACACGTTCCTGGGAACACTGAGAGCTCTAAAGGTAGAATTAGGCTGAGGGGGAACCGGACAGTCCGGACTATAAATATTATGCTTTCAATTTTTTACACCTTAACATGGCTCGTGTTAATATGGTGAGAATAAGAAGCCCATAAAACCCGAGTAAACGAGCGTTGCATCTTTTTCTTGACGCCCAATTAACAAGCAAATGGTTTCAGGTGATTTGTGTGGCAGACGTGATTGACAGGGTTCTCTGCTGAGCCTTCCTCCCGGGCTCGCGGATTGGTGGAACTGACGTCTCAGGGTATAAAATCACACTCCGAAGTACCTATGTCAAGGTTTTCGGGTAAGATGGCGTCTTTTAATGTGTGCCCGGTGCTGCCGCTGCTGGCATTATACAGCCTTGGGTCTGTTTTGGGTGTTGAGGTTGCCTTGCGGGAAGTAGTGCTCGATGAGAAGTCTTCCTCGTTGACCTGTGGCCCCCGCGGATTGCGGTTTGTAGTTTCTCCACCTGCGAGCAATGTCTCCTTCACTGTGTCTGTGAGAGGTAAGTAACGTCATTCGGCTGAGGCGGGGCGTTGGTGTAACTTCGCGCATCCTAAATTTAAAGCCTTGTGTTTTTATATTGCTCATTGGTCACTCGTCCGGTTACTTGGTACTGCTCGCTATGTGAAAAACTGGTGTTTGGGTTATCGCTACTCCATGCTGTAGAGCATCTGTCGGCTGGTCCAGTGTCGGTCACAGTAGGCCCTCTAGTGCTGGGGTTTCAGCAACTAGCGCGAGGTATGCCGAAAACGCTAGCTTATCCCGTGCACCCTATAAATGtacctacaagtcccaggatgctgcAGTTGACTAAAATTGGGTgtgtgtggctttttttttttttttttttaggtggggggtGGCAACTAATGTGGGGTAGTAAACTTTCGATGGTGGAGGTAAGTTGCATCTGAGTACATATCAACAACATCGTTGTGACTTGTCATCCGAGCTAGGTGACAGGAGTGCAAAATAGATGTCTTACTACTTACAGCAAACTTTCTAAAGCATATTTTCTTATCCAGAGGCACTTACCACTAGGCCGGTAAACGTGTAGGAAGATCCTCGCCATGGGGTGTATATATAAAAGTACGtgcagtgcttaattcgtaaataaagaggtgctggtgctcaaagcccttctcctaAACACgatgctgctgtaattaaatctgacaGCACTgaatactggggcagcgtaatcctgaaaccatctcgggcctcttcaatccttttacggcctcccctgccccttcagctcatcctgcaactttctactttctcccttttatAGCGcttttcagtttttccttctttcgtcattcccatgtgtcttttgctcgcagcaaatgcttgaggcataagaataagccccggtgctccgcaccggaaacaaaaagcacaaattaagcactgggtacgtGCTCATTATGTATGTTGTCCCGAGGAAATTAAGGCTGTCTGAAAACCCACCTTCTAGGACGAGTCCAGCGGGCACTGGTCTACTTGTGTCCTAGTCGGGGTGCTTTTAGATGGCGGTAGTCCTTGCTGACATTTGCCCTTGCTGTGGCCTTTGCAGTTTTTCTTTGGTGGTTTAATATTGGTTTCATGAGTTGCATCTGTACGAAGCTGCTTCTGTTGGCCTTGTGGTGAAGTTATTTTGTTAGGTTGGTAATAGTGATAGTGATGTGGTAGCATCTGATGGTTTGAAGGAATAGATCTGCCAACTACTCCTTGTTCTCTAACATTCTAGATCAGGCCGGGCTATCTCATGCTCTCCAGAACGACACTGACTGCAGGACTTGGGTTGGTCAGCGACCAGATGCCTCTCTAGTCATTGGCACTGACTACGCAGGGTGCTACGTGAGTGAGCAGGTGAGGAAACCTGTAAGTTAAAGAACGTACCACCAGCATACTGGAGGTATCCCTTTCTACTCTGACAATTCCTTACTTTAATCTTCCTACGTTTCAGACTCACGGGACCATAGTCTGATCTCCCATCACGGGGAAGCAGCAGTGACTGACTTAAtacaagtatacaaaaaagtgatgggtttaATGCTTGAGTTactcagccattggtaattgcttGAAGTGGCATTCTATTATACTGCACACCACCCCATCTCAGTTGAGACCTAGGCAACTGCAAATCAGTTACTTTTGCTCCAATAAGAAGTTCAGCCTTAACCGCCAGGCCCTCCTGGAACGCAAAGACTCTCTCCCCCGACTGGGTTCATGTAGTCGGGTGCAGCTTGGATCGAATAGGGTAACCTAGGCTGGTCATGGGAGTATGCAAGTAGTACAATCTCTCCTTTCTTCTATAGGATGAAGAGTATGTGGTGACCTTGGAGGTTAAGGAGTTCTTTGCTACGCAGAATGTCACTCTAGTGAAGCTCCTGAAGTGCCCACTCTTGCCTGGTGAGTATGATGTGGCTTGGTCACCTCTGAGCAGACTATTGACAAAGGCAATCGCTGTGATAATTTGAACCTTCTATGTTCTTGCAGCCATGGATGCTCCCAGCCCTGGTCTCTGTGCTGCCATTGCCAGAGTGGACCGACTGCTCTGTGGCAGTCTGCCAATCACCCGAACTACCTGCCAAGAGCTTGACTGCTGTTTCGACCCAGCCGATGGCGTTACTCCTTGCTACTTTGGAAAACCAGGTTCGAATTGCttactttttgtgtgtgtgtgtgtataataattttttttttttttttttttttttaaagcagtgacTGTTTCAGGATGCGCAATGCCCAATACAAGCCTTTGCTTAAATAATTGTGCACTTTCCTAGAAAGGAGGGTGCAGAAATGCATGGGTATAGAAGCAAATCAACCTAAAATCTGGGACTGATCTGCTAGGGAAGAACTACATTTGTAGATCTGGGTAGGAGTTGGTCTGGCAGAAGCTGACCTTCACAGGGCAAGGTGTTTGTGGTATGAGGCAAAAGGTGACTGCTTTCTTTAGCACTGAAGTTTGCCAGTTTCGTGATGAGAGTTCagcttcatttggtccttgcgtgtAGTTGATGGTTCAGTCTTGTGCTCGCAGGTTAAACAATCCGGAATGGTCACATTTCCGGGAAAGTATCTAAGTTGGATGATGGCTGACGTTCTGCCATGGAAAATGATCAAATTCCATgatgctttcccccctctccccttTAGTGACTGCTCATTGCACCGCTGAAGGTGAAGCGGCCATAGCCATCTCTGCGAACGTTGTGGTACCACCTGTGAACCTGAGCTCTGTCAGGCTCCTCACTGTAAACCGTGCATGCCCAGGACTTCAACTGCATCAAAACGAGGCCTTTCTCTTGTACCAGTTCCCCTTGTCCTGTAGTGGTGGTTACCAGGTGAGATGGGGTAGAAGCCTGGTTGTGGAGGGGGTGGTGGAAGGTTTGGGGGAGGTGGGGTGATAATTATAGAGGAGAGAAACGGCCACCTGCAAATTTCCAATAACTACTTTTCACTAAAGTGTTTAATGTGTCCTACATATGTAAGCCCACTGGGCTTTTCGAGCCCCCCTAAGAATAACCGCAGCTTTACCAGTTTTAATAATACAGACATTTCGTGCACTGGCTTAGTCTGCACTACCTCTAGTTTGTGCAACGCTAGTCTCCTGGTGATGCTAGAGTAAACCCCCTGTCTGCTGTATGCTCTCGGGAACTCCTGTTGTGCTCACATGAGCTTGGTACATCTCGTTAACAGGTCATTGGTGACTCAACTGTGTATGAGAACAGACTGGAAGCGCTCAACAGTGTGGTGACTTGGAAGGGAGCCTCAATTAGCAGAGACAGCACCTTCAGGTAAGGTTAATCTGGGTCCCTGCCCTTGCTGTGGAACACTGGCACAATGACGTAGGGTGTGAGCAGTCCAATGGGCGTGTCCTTCTTCCCCGCAGTCTCCCTGTAGCTCTTTAACAGTCTGCCAACAAGGCCTACCTGGTGGGACACTCTTGGTTAAGAACTCTTCAAGGCCAAACCTAATGCTCAAACTGCTGGCCtcacctcttcccctcccccccccgccccccccacctctaCGTACGTCCTTTGTTTTTCACACTACTTGCCTCAACCTGTCATTAATCTGTTTTTACTAACATTGTCGTGGGACGTAGGCAATAAGTTCTGAGAACGAGCTTCCTTAATGGTCTGCTTCAGGGTGAGTGCATATTTTCCTAGTGCATGTGCTTCTCTATTAAAACAGAGGTCTTGGACGCATTGGTGCAACTAGATTGTGGAGTTGTCCCTGCACAGCAGTAATTGGCTCTCAGCCCTGTTCTTGGAGGCTACTGTGGCCCTGTTGCTTGAACTTAAGCCCTTGATTTTTGTTAAAATGGGGTAGTGCACCATAGTTCAGGTATACAGAAATGACAAGTCTCCAAAAATCAGGCTCTTCAGGCATCCATAAAGGGTGCCTTCTTGGCCTATCCTTTTCGACATGAGgccattttttttttctatacTAGAACTTAATGGCTTAGCCTAGTCCCTCTTGAAATATCATTGTCCCATCCATGATTaagtggtgtgtggggtgttttttttttttttttttgtttttttttttttttttccactgaccAGTTCTGCTCCAAATACCTCCTGCCAGTGGAATATCTACTTCTAATGCAGGGTTGAGTGCGCATTGCATCCATCTGATTTCTTACCACGACACTGAAGGTTCTTGGCACATCTCCAGATCAGGCTGGcctttgctttgtgtgtgtggggaagCCTCTGGACCTTCTGTGGTGCTCACACTTGTGAGtcttggct
It contains:
- the LOC138249244 gene encoding zona pellucida sperm-binding protein 4-like; its protein translation is MASFNVCPVLPLLALYSLGSVLGVEVALREVVLDEKSSSLTCGPRGLRFVVSPPASNVSFTVSVRDQAGLSHALQNDTDCRTWVGQRPDASLVIGTDYAGCYVSEQDEEYVVTLEVKEFFATQNVTLVKLLKCPLLPAMDAPSPGLCAAIARVDRLLCGSLPITRTTCQELDCCFDPADGVTPCYFGKPVTAHCTAEGEAAIAISANVVVPPVNLSSVRLLTVNRACPGLQLHQNEAFLLYQFPLSCSGGYQVIGDSTVYENRLEALNSVVTWKGASISRDSTFRLTVRCTYASSNRDSFIPLQVEVFTLPPPLPVSIPGPLFLEMRLAKDGMYSSYYTTSEYPVLKVLREPVFVEVRLRQRTDPNLVLVLNECWATPSSNPMEQPQWPILVAGCPYTGDNYRTQVFQDSAMFSMLQFPLHYQRFAISTFTFVGVDQQNLGGQVFFHCSASVCVPSAQISCSPSCPSRKKRMVTDMEAKDVNIVTEGPVYFANKGKIAGSRSTSEEPLVPGWVRSAVFAVGFLVFIAVACLASVQFVRLWKHSSRHKCRMAALKA